In one Arachis duranensis cultivar V14167 chromosome 9, aradu.V14167.gnm2.J7QH, whole genome shotgun sequence genomic region, the following are encoded:
- the LOC107465630 gene encoding uncharacterized protein LOC107465630, which produces MTHLLRAIEDLGMRQMEGQEQILHILSNWMRQQEEWQKQHMEQQQEQYSQLTQAIHQVTERQERQDKRLQELHQRQLAQMKSFNEFNVLNEGRQLHREEFNVNTQAKLNYMSSNMHHLHYAIPTYDEVQKDFVEQEERKVKQQKDTLKKKMEDAGFWKKLLGKGKGSGSTSTQEKHQEDKQEGEHGQPHE; this is translated from the coding sequence ATGACTCACCTTCTAAGAGCCATTGAGGATTTGGGAATGAGACAAATGGAGGGACAAGAGCAAATACTTCACATTCTGTCCAACTGGATGAGACAACAAGAAGAGTGGCAGAAACAACACATGGAGCAGCAACAGGAGCAATACTCCCAACTCACTCAAGCCATCCACCAAGTTACTGAGAGGCAAGAGCGTCAAGATAAACGCCTTCAAGAACTCCACCAGCGGCAACTAGCTCAAATGAAATCATTCAATGAGTTCAATGTGCTGAATGAAGGAAGGCAGTTACATAGGGAGGAGTTCAACGTAAACACTCAGGCCAAGTTGAACTACATGTCCAGCAATATGCATCATCTACATTATGCCATTCCCACATATGATGAGGTCCAAAAAGATTTTGTTGAACAAGAAGAAAGGAAGGTGAAACAGCAGAAGGACACactaaagaagaagatggaagatgCTGGCTTCTGGAAGAAACTGCTTGGGAAAGGCAAAGGAAGTGGGAGCACTAGCACTCAAGAAAAACACCAAGAGGACAAGCAAGAAGGAGAGCATGGGCAACCAcatgagtaa